One genomic region from Leptospira tipperaryensis encodes:
- a CDS encoding LIC11742 family lipoprotein, with amino-acid sequence MGILKLKNILLLGMISFLLSGCIYRDIRVPGLGTNYTQYLINSEDFQILGTVETEGVYTSWLMLWVTGETGYRELLDKSKAMGGDEIINYRFEVQETSILLIVWNRIKWKATAHAIKYREKIKKP; translated from the coding sequence ATGGGAATTTTGAAACTAAAAAACATTCTGCTTTTGGGAATGATTTCATTCTTACTGAGCGGTTGTATTTACCGAGACATTCGAGTTCCGGGACTGGGAACTAACTACACGCAGTATCTGATCAATTCGGAAGATTTTCAGATCCTCGGAACCGTGGAAACCGAAGGAGTTTATACTTCTTGGTTGATGCTCTGGGTCACGGGAGAAACCGGTTATCGGGAACTATTGGACAAGTCCAAGGCGATGGGTGGAGACGAAATCATCAACTATCGTTTTGAAGTGCAGGAAACCAGCATCCTTCTCATCGTCTGGAATCGAATCAAATGGAAGGCGACCGCGCACGCCATCAAATACAGAGAAAAAATCAAAAAACCGTAA
- a CDS encoding HIT family hydrolase has protein sequence MIDCPICQVYQSGEKPEILARFGEFSVRHSEEEKGLRGYLYIEPASHWTSYQEWNSEAFSDFGKALEFATKWIYQNHSPVKIYTVTVSEMAPHMHFHLIPRYTDDLKGVDYIRLALQGKLPRQDYIQNM, from the coding sequence ATGATTGATTGTCCGATTTGCCAAGTCTATCAGTCCGGTGAAAAACCGGAAATCCTCGCACGATTCGGAGAATTCTCCGTTCGTCATTCCGAAGAAGAAAAGGGACTTAGGGGATATCTCTATATCGAGCCCGCCTCTCACTGGACTTCCTATCAAGAATGGAACAGCGAAGCTTTTTCTGATTTCGGTAAGGCCCTCGAATTCGCTACAAAATGGATCTATCAAAATCATTCTCCCGTTAAAATTTATACGGTCACCGTTTCGGAAATGGCGCCTCACATGCATTTTCATTTGATTCCCCGTTATACGGACGATCTGAAAGGGGTGGACTATATTCGTTTGGCCTTGCAGGGAAAACTTCCGAGACAAGATTATATTCAAAATATGTAA
- the recA gene encoding recombinase RecA: MGEGIMKKTKEEPQSVDDSKKLAIEQAMSQIEKQFGKGAIMKLGSDAARQTVQVIPTGSLDLDIALGIGGYPIGRIVEIYGPESSGKTTLTLSAIAEAQKRGGVAAFIDAEHALDPSYAKKLGVNIDELLVSQPDNGEEALEICESLVRSNAIDLIVIDSVAALVPKAEIEGDMGDSHMGLQARLMSQALRKLTGTISKSKTVVIFINQIRMKIGVMFGSPETTTGGNALKFYCSVRLDIRKIETIKEKEESIGNRVRVKVVKNKCAPPFKQAEFDIIFNAGISREGSLVDLGVKHDIINKAGAWYSYNTEKIGQGKDAAKEYLRSNPETAFTIENMVRDLNSLPLLAQDKKPRKEKEEKLEEAAG, from the coding sequence ATGGGAGAAGGTATTATGAAGAAGACGAAAGAAGAACCACAGAGCGTAGACGATTCCAAGAAGTTAGCCATCGAACAGGCTATGAGCCAAATTGAAAAACAATTTGGAAAAGGCGCGATCATGAAATTAGGATCGGACGCCGCGAGACAAACGGTCCAAGTGATTCCTACCGGATCTCTGGATCTGGACATCGCACTTGGAATCGGAGGTTATCCGATCGGAAGAATCGTGGAAATCTACGGTCCTGAATCTTCCGGAAAAACGACTCTGACTCTTTCTGCGATCGCCGAAGCGCAAAAAAGAGGCGGTGTAGCGGCGTTTATCGACGCAGAGCACGCGCTGGATCCTTCTTACGCAAAGAAGTTAGGCGTCAATATCGACGAACTTCTGGTTTCGCAACCGGACAACGGGGAGGAAGCCCTGGAAATCTGCGAATCCTTGGTTCGAAGCAATGCGATCGACCTGATCGTAATCGACTCGGTGGCGGCTCTTGTTCCCAAGGCGGAGATTGAAGGAGATATGGGAGATTCTCACATGGGCTTGCAAGCTCGTCTGATGTCTCAGGCCCTCCGAAAACTCACAGGAACCATTTCAAAATCCAAAACGGTTGTGATCTTTATCAACCAAATCCGGATGAAAATTGGTGTGATGTTCGGATCTCCGGAAACAACCACAGGCGGAAACGCTTTGAAATTCTACTGCTCGGTTCGTCTGGACATCCGCAAAATCGAGACAATTAAGGAAAAAGAAGAATCGATCGGAAACCGGGTTCGTGTCAAAGTTGTCAAAAATAAGTGCGCACCGCCGTTTAAACAGGCAGAATTTGACATAATTTTCAACGCAGGAATCAGCAGAGAGGGTTCTCTGGTTGACCTCGGTGTGAAACATGATATTATCAATAAGGCGGGAGCTTGGTATTCCTATAACACGGAAAAAATCGGGCAGGGAAAAGATGCAGCAAAAGAGTATCTGAGATCCAATCCTGAAACCGCATTCACGATCGAGAATATGGTTCGCGATCTGAACAGCCTTCCCCTCTTAGCGCAGGACAAGAAACCGCGCAAAGAGAAAGAGGAAAAATTGGAAGAGGCTGCGGGTTAA
- a CDS encoding TldD/PmbA family protein yields MDLDQSVEYVLGVCKQKGLDQYDLIGAESKDVGIELFKKRVSNTELSNSRGIGIRLIQDGKPGYSYSEKLSEEALSQMVEDAIAQAKISDPLDIDLPGQTELPKIPIRSYEESLESLGFEWLKSTGEKLDELAWSADERIENVPYSYAGKTWNRFILANSKGLFHSEKSNLISAGVALVATDGKSKKMGGYTKSGLDIDKIQPEKIVSTATERSLSLLGAEPVKSGNYPIVLSNRVSPQIFGMFSSPFSADSVQKGLSRLEGKIGSPVASPIWNVFCDPHIVDYPGSRLLDAEGVLTRKKAIIENGILQTYLYNLESAKKAGVSSTGNAVRSYGGRVGTSFTNYVVPKGKESLEDLLSRYPECIYVLKLEGGSGCSAVSGEISIGVQGFYYKNGKPVHPVDRITMNLNFFDLLFAIEGISNEYNDSYSSIKIPDILIREASIAG; encoded by the coding sequence ATGGACTTGGATCAATCCGTTGAATACGTGTTAGGCGTTTGTAAACAAAAAGGTCTCGATCAATACGATCTCATAGGTGCCGAATCCAAGGACGTTGGAATCGAACTTTTTAAAAAGCGAGTGAGTAACACCGAACTTTCCAATTCGAGAGGAATCGGAATTCGTCTGATCCAAGACGGAAAACCCGGTTATTCCTACAGCGAAAAACTTTCCGAAGAAGCCTTGTCCCAGATGGTCGAAGACGCAATCGCTCAGGCAAAGATATCGGATCCTTTGGACATCGATCTTCCCGGGCAAACTGAACTTCCGAAGATTCCGATTCGTTCCTACGAAGAATCTTTGGAATCCCTGGGTTTTGAGTGGTTAAAATCCACCGGAGAAAAACTGGACGAACTCGCTTGGTCGGCCGACGAAAGGATCGAGAACGTTCCGTATTCTTATGCGGGAAAAACCTGGAACCGATTTATATTAGCAAATTCGAAAGGACTTTTTCACAGCGAAAAATCGAATCTGATCTCCGCGGGAGTTGCGTTAGTCGCAACCGACGGTAAATCCAAAAAGATGGGCGGTTATACGAAGTCCGGATTGGACATAGATAAAATCCAACCCGAGAAGATCGTATCCACTGCGACCGAACGTTCCCTTTCTCTTTTGGGAGCGGAACCGGTAAAGAGCGGAAATTATCCGATCGTTCTTTCCAATCGGGTCAGTCCTCAGATATTTGGAATGTTCTCTTCCCCGTTTTCTGCGGACAGCGTTCAGAAAGGTCTTTCCCGTCTGGAAGGAAAAATCGGTTCTCCAGTCGCTTCTCCGATTTGGAACGTATTCTGTGATCCTCATATCGTGGACTATCCCGGTTCGAGACTTTTAGACGCCGAAGGAGTTTTGACTCGCAAAAAGGCGATCATAGAAAACGGAATTCTTCAGACGTATCTTTATAACTTAGAATCCGCAAAAAAAGCGGGTGTGAGTTCCACAGGCAACGCCGTTCGTTCTTACGGCGGGCGCGTGGGAACTTCGTTTACCAATTACGTAGTTCCCAAAGGAAAAGAATCCCTTGAGGACTTACTTTCACGTTATCCGGAATGTATTTATGTTCTAAAACTGGAAGGAGGTTCCGGTTGCAGCGCGGTTTCGGGAGAAATTTCGATCGGGGTGCAAGGATTCTATTACAAAAATGGAAAACCCGTTCATCCTGTGGATCGAATAACAATGAATCTGAATTTTTTTGATCTTCTTTTTGCAATCGAAGGAATTTCAAACGAGTACAACGATTCTTATTCTTCCATAAAAATTCCCGATATTTTAATTCGGGAAGCGAGCATCGCGGGTTAG
- a CDS encoding TldD/PmbA family protein: MQTNKAHLILEAGLSRKADFVEIFEEETRSSSVSLRDRKIEQSFAGIDYGIGIRLIYGTDVLYAHTNNEDPEHLISLIDLLADSRGAAKGKGQALVFRGDLKTPSFPAQITDPRKVSPDQKLEILYRADQTARATSSNIVQVSASASDSVSKIGIYNSEGLALEDLRVRSRFSINVAAEKEGERFVASENPGARKGFEFFASLPIEQLSKTAAERALMMLSAGYIEGKKMPVVMGNGFGGVIFHEACGHPLETEAIRKKSSPFVDKLGQPIAKSCLTAIDDGTIPDSWGSISVDDEGMAPQKTVLIENGILKNYLSDRIGSEEVGVARTGSGRRESYMYAPVSRMRNTYIAAGKDSFEDMLTGVEYGLFAKKMGGGSVNPSTGEFNFSVEEGYVIRNGKIAEPVRGATLIGKGDEILPKISMVGNDLELAAGMCGAASGSVPVTVGQPTLKVDEILVGGR; this comes from the coding sequence ATGCAGACAAACAAAGCCCACCTGATCCTGGAAGCAGGCCTTTCCAGAAAAGCAGATTTCGTCGAAATATTTGAAGAAGAAACCAGATCCTCCTCGGTCAGTCTGAGAGATCGTAAGATAGAGCAGAGTTTTGCCGGGATCGACTACGGAATCGGAATCCGTTTGATCTATGGAACCGACGTCCTCTACGCACATACAAACAACGAAGATCCGGAACATCTCATTTCTCTCATAGACCTTCTCGCCGATTCCAGAGGAGCCGCGAAAGGAAAAGGACAAGCCCTCGTGTTTCGAGGAGATCTAAAAACCCCATCTTTTCCAGCACAGATCACCGATCCTAGAAAAGTTTCTCCGGATCAAAAATTAGAAATTCTTTATAGAGCGGATCAAACCGCAAGAGCTACGTCTTCGAATATCGTTCAGGTCAGCGCGTCCGCATCCGATTCCGTTTCCAAGATCGGAATCTACAACTCGGAAGGTCTGGCCTTAGAAGATCTAAGGGTGAGAAGCAGATTTAGCATCAACGTGGCAGCCGAAAAAGAAGGAGAACGTTTTGTGGCTTCGGAAAATCCGGGAGCCAGAAAGGGTTTTGAATTTTTTGCAAGTCTTCCCATCGAACAACTTTCCAAAACCGCGGCCGAAAGGGCTCTGATGATGTTATCCGCCGGTTATATCGAAGGAAAAAAAATGCCGGTCGTGATGGGCAACGGATTCGGAGGAGTGATCTTTCACGAAGCCTGTGGACATCCTCTGGAGACGGAAGCCATTCGTAAAAAGTCGTCCCCCTTTGTGGATAAGTTGGGACAACCCATCGCAAAGTCTTGTCTGACCGCCATCGACGACGGAACGATTCCCGATTCTTGGGGAAGTATTTCCGTGGACGACGAAGGGATGGCTCCTCAGAAGACAGTTCTCATCGAGAATGGAATTCTTAAAAATTATCTTTCCGATCGAATCGGATCCGAAGAAGTCGGAGTCGCAAGAACCGGAAGCGGACGCAGAGAAAGTTATATGTATGCTCCGGTTTCGAGAATGAGAAATACATACATCGCAGCCGGAAAGGATTCCTTTGAGGATATGCTCACGGGAGTAGAATACGGACTCTTTGCCAAAAAGATGGGCGGAGGTTCGGTAAACCCTTCCACCGGAGAATTTAATTTTTCGGTCGAAGAAGGATACGTTATCCGAAACGGCAAGATCGCGGAACCGGTGAGAGGTGCGACTCTGATCGGAAAGGGCGACGAAATTCTTCCTAAGATCAGTATGGTAGGAAACGATTTGGAACTCGCGGCCGGGATGTGCGGAGCAGCTTCCGGTTCGGTTCCCGTAACGGTCGGTCAACCGACTCTCAAAGTGGACGAAATTCTCGTGGGAGGACGCTGA
- a CDS encoding long-chain fatty acid--CoA ligase, translating to MEKTSLYHLVRDVASVYADRPMYWIREESGDFRGISYKDWYENLKNLSSFLIELGLQKGNTAGLICDNRYEWSLCSLSLVTIGCVDVPRGCDATLDDLKYILGHSEAKILFLENEKVLKKLLEDKGSFANVKTILLIDPPSKWKDLESARNQLGGVKFIFLEEALLEGEKIRIKKGDKPYQQRGEILIGKDLATIIYTSGTTGAPKGVMLNHRSFTWGIHQLQEFVPGSYQDRTIVFLPPWHIAERLLETTLIAWGASMACSSVPTIPADMQKVKPTVLVSVPRLWEGLYKRIHDTVRKSPPFRQNLFHFAVRIAAITTSLQDTIRDSYATSESENPNQKVLDRFVASILLLSMYPLKVISYKILQKVRDLFGGQMRFALCGAGAMPSHIQFFFRSAGLPIIETYGMTETTGIGAIGEFPLPKNGAIGAPLPGTAIKLVGEDGKIVTEPGAKGVAWHKGPHVTSGYYKEPEKSAKALQDGWLDSGDILTWTHTGELKFAGRAKDTIVLSGGENLEPAPIEAKLAESEFINQVIVVGQDRKNLGVLIVPFYDRVIEEFHSQGKSIPKDPSEWNSNKEVTLFFKNIVKDKVSTRAGFKSFEKIAHVHILPKEFEKGKEMTETMKLKRNVVFELYENIIHSLYTNDED from the coding sequence ATGGAAAAAACCAGCCTCTATCATTTAGTCAGAGACGTCGCGTCGGTTTACGCGGACCGTCCCATGTATTGGATCCGAGAAGAATCCGGTGATTTTCGAGGAATCTCTTATAAGGATTGGTACGAGAATCTAAAAAATCTTTCCTCTTTTTTGATCGAGCTTGGTTTACAAAAAGGAAATACCGCAGGACTTATCTGCGACAATCGTTACGAATGGTCTCTCTGTTCTCTTTCTTTGGTGACGATCGGTTGTGTGGACGTTCCTAGAGGTTGTGATGCAACCCTCGATGATTTGAAATACATTCTCGGTCATAGCGAAGCGAAGATTCTATTTTTAGAAAATGAAAAGGTTCTAAAAAAACTCTTAGAAGATAAGGGAAGTTTTGCAAACGTAAAAACGATTCTTCTGATCGATCCCCCATCCAAGTGGAAGGATTTGGAAAGCGCGCGCAATCAACTCGGCGGCGTAAAATTTATCTTCTTAGAAGAAGCCCTCTTAGAAGGCGAAAAGATTCGAATCAAAAAGGGAGACAAACCCTATCAGCAAAGAGGAGAGATCCTCATCGGAAAAGATCTCGCCACCATCATCTACACTTCGGGTACGACCGGCGCTCCCAAAGGTGTGATGCTCAATCACAGAAGTTTTACCTGGGGAATTCACCAACTCCAAGAATTTGTTCCCGGTTCTTATCAAGACAGAACGATTGTCTTCCTTCCTCCTTGGCATATCGCCGAAAGGCTTTTGGAAACCACACTCATTGCTTGGGGTGCGTCCATGGCTTGTTCTTCGGTGCCTACGATTCCCGCGGACATGCAAAAGGTTAAACCTACGGTGCTCGTTTCGGTTCCCCGACTTTGGGAAGGTCTCTACAAAAGAATCCACGATACGGTTCGCAAAAGCCCTCCTTTCAGACAAAACCTCTTTCACTTTGCGGTGAGAATCGCCGCGATCACAACAAGTCTGCAAGACACGATCCGGGATTCGTATGCGACTTCCGAATCGGAAAATCCGAATCAAAAGGTCTTAGATCGTTTTGTTGCGAGCATTCTTCTTTTATCCATGTATCCTCTGAAAGTGATTTCTTATAAGATTCTTCAAAAGGTTCGAGATCTTTTCGGAGGACAAATGCGTTTCGCGCTTTGCGGAGCCGGGGCCATGCCTTCTCACATTCAATTTTTCTTTCGTAGTGCGGGGCTTCCGATCATCGAAACCTACGGGATGACCGAAACGACCGGGATCGGAGCCATCGGAGAATTTCCTCTTCCAAAAAACGGAGCGATCGGAGCTCCGTTACCCGGAACCGCGATCAAACTCGTCGGCGAAGACGGAAAGATCGTGACCGAACCCGGGGCCAAAGGAGTCGCTTGGCACAAGGGCCCGCACGTTACTTCCGGTTACTACAAAGAACCCGAAAAGTCCGCCAAAGCGTTGCAAGACGGTTGGTTGGATTCGGGGGATATCTTAACCTGGACTCATACGGGAGAATTAAAATTTGCGGGAAGAGCCAAAGATACGATCGTACTTTCGGGCGGCGAAAACTTGGAGCCCGCTCCGATCGAAGCCAAACTCGCCGAATCCGAATTTATCAACCAAGTCATAGTAGTGGGACAGGATCGTAAAAATCTCGGCGTCTTAATCGTTCCTTTTTATGATCGGGTCATTGAAGAATTCCATTCTCAAGGAAAGTCGATTCCGAAAGATCCGAGCGAATGGAACTCGAATAAGGAAGTAACTCTTTTCTTTAAAAATATCGTGAAAGACAAGGTTTCCACCCGAGCGGGCTTCAAGTCTTTTGAAAAGATCGCACACGTTCACATTCTGCCCAAAGAATTTGAAAAAGGTAAAGAGATGACAGAGACTATGAAACTCAAACGAAACGTCGTCTTTGAACTTTACGAAAACATAATTCACTCCCTCTATACAAACGATGAAGATTGA
- the argC gene encoding N-acetyl-gamma-glutamyl-phosphate reductase — protein MAEISILGAGGFTGKELLSLLSHQSTHEVVHITSDKLAGKTLSEVFPEIPFPKNLTFHKHEDAVPKKSLVVLAVPNEVSIESAPKFLDAGHKVIDLSGVYRLHNQEILEKSYKLKHTKFSYVDKAVFGIPEIFRDKLTGADFVSNPGCFSTSVILPVFLLNELRKNLKPRIIADSKSGVSGAGGRTEDAGFSYTGVYENFRAYKILTHQHEPEIQEYIYTNSGLKEPEVLFVPHLLPVFRGILSTIFVEFETEPAVDPMQVLLDSSKNEPFIRILKSPEEIELKKVQNTNFLDISLRKRGNTLVVVSALDNLVKGAAGQALQNINLMTGTKETVGLLP, from the coding sequence ATGGCAGAAATTAGTATTTTAGGAGCGGGTGGTTTTACCGGTAAGGAACTTCTTTCCCTTCTTTCGCATCAATCCACACACGAAGTCGTTCATATCACGAGTGACAAACTCGCCGGAAAAACTCTTTCCGAAGTTTTTCCTGAAATTCCGTTTCCAAAAAATCTTACCTTTCACAAACACGAAGACGCCGTTCCCAAAAAATCCTTAGTCGTATTGGCAGTCCCCAACGAAGTCTCGATCGAATCGGCTCCGAAGTTCTTGGACGCAGGCCATAAAGTAATCGATCTTTCCGGAGTTTACAGACTTCACAATCAAGAAATATTAGAAAAATCTTATAAACTAAAACATACAAAGTTTTCCTACGTCGATAAGGCTGTTTTTGGAATTCCTGAAATTTTCCGGGATAAACTCACTGGAGCGGATTTTGTTTCCAATCCGGGTTGTTTTTCGACTTCGGTGATTCTTCCCGTCTTTTTGTTAAACGAACTCAGAAAAAATTTGAAACCCAGAATCATAGCCGATTCCAAGTCTGGAGTTTCTGGCGCGGGTGGAAGAACCGAAGACGCTGGCTTTTCTTATACGGGAGTTTATGAAAACTTTCGGGCTTATAAGATTCTCACTCATCAACACGAACCCGAGATTCAAGAATACATCTATACAAACTCCGGTCTCAAAGAACCGGAAGTTTTATTTGTTCCTCACCTACTACCCGTTTTTAGAGGAATCCTTTCCACGATCTTTGTGGAATTCGAAACGGAGCCGGCCGTTGATCCGATGCAAGTTTTATTGGATTCTTCCAAAAACGAACCGTTTATCCGAATCTTAAAATCACCCGAAGAAATCGAACTAAAGAAAGTCCAAAACACGAACTTCTTAGATATCTCCTTGAGAAAAAGAGGAAACACGTTAGTCGTCGTTTCGGCCTTGGACAATCTCGTCAAAGGAGCTGCAGGGCAGGCCCTTCAGAACATCAACTTGATGACGGGGACAAAAGAGACCGTAGGACTTCTCCCCTAA